In a single window of the Neodiprion virginianus isolate iyNeoVirg1 chromosome 1, iyNeoVirg1.1, whole genome shotgun sequence genome:
- the LOC124310447 gene encoding keratin, type II cytoskeletal 2 epidermal-like — translation MRTTYLSFLFSCLLALNCAVVGSAKLRESASTTGSKVTGESKDLDTSASSDVFHSSRDYRFDGGAGGESGFGGIRSGIGVYPGIEGGSIYGSGNIYQGAGLAPGYRGYRAGGYGNGIIGGGHTGYGYYGTTGYGSGSSGYGPNYGVGGLDSNDGIGSGVYDDGYSVYGNTRRVYNGYGGRDSAGYDSYPYRGSASYGRNGFQPSGYRGYS, via the exons ATGCGTACTACCTACCTGTCA TTCCTGTTCTCGTGCCTGTTGGCACTGAATTGCGCAGTTGTCGGCAGTGCCAAACTCCGAGAATCAGCGTCTACTACCGGGTCGAAGGTCACGGGCGAATCAAAAGACTTGGACACGTCAGCGAGTAGCGACG TATTTCACTCGAGTAGAGATTACCGCTTTGATGGCGGCGCCGGAGGAGAGAGTGGTTTTGGGGGTATAAGAAGTGGCATCGGAGTGTATCCCGGCATCGAAGGCGGGTCCATATACGGGTCTGGGAATATATATCAAGGTGCCGGGCTGGCACCTGGTTATCGCGGTTATCGTGCTGGAGGATACGGGAATGGAATTATTGGCGGAGGACATACAGG GTACGGTTATTACGGCACTACTGGATATGGATCTGGTTCTTCTGGTTACGGTCCTAATTACGGAGTTGGAGGACTGGATTCTAACGATGGTATTGGATCTGGAGTTTATGATGATGGATATTCGGTTTACGGGAATACTAGACGTGTCTACAATGGTTATGGAGGAAGAGACAGTGCAGGATATGATTCCTACCCGTACCGAGGAAGCGCGAGTTACGGACGCAATGGTTTTCAACCATCCGGATATCGAGGCTACTCTTAA